The nucleotide window GGTCCCAGCTTTGGGTCTGCAGTAGATGGTTACCTTGATGACGGGCAATTTCGCGGTGTAAATCATCTCGCTCATAGCCGACCAGTTCGTGCTCATCCAGGCGCATGCCCAACAAGTGACCGCTGCCGTAAGTGAGCCAACTGACGCGATGCCCGTCCGGGCGAATGGTGGCTACACGCTGGTTGAGCAAGTCGTACTCATGCTGCCAAATCGCGACAGTGGCTTTTTCAAGACCGAGGTAATGCTGGTGTTCGCGCAGCAAATTACCCGCTGAGTCATGGAACCAATGCAGCAGACTGTCGGTGTTCTTGGCCAATACCAAACGACCGTTACCATCGTAAGCAAAGTTCTCGACTTGTGATTTTTCCCCCAAAGTAGCGCAACGTTCAGTCAAGCGCCCCATCGGGTCAAAGCTCATCGAAATCACACGTTCGCCATTGACCGATTGTGCCAAGCGCCCCGTGACAGGGTCGTACTGATAGCGTGTGCTCCGCCCATCAAAGCCGCTTTCTTCCAGAATGCGACCGACCGGGTCGTAATTAAAATGCGCGCGTTGCTCGTTTTCGTTTTCCAGGGCCGTTAACCGACCGAGACGGTCCCAGCGATAGCGCAAGGTTTGCTCAGCGGCGTCGACGCGTTCGGCAATCAGACCAGCAGCGTTGTAGCTCCATGTCGTGCAGCGATCCAGTCCATCAACATGGGCCAGCAAACGACCTTCAGCGTCGCGCTCAAAACGCTCCTCAGTCTTGTCCGGGTGCTTGATCAGCACCACTTGCCCGGCCTTGTAATCGTATTCGGTGGCGTTTCCGGCAGCGTCAGTAAAGCAGATCATCTGCCCAAATTCGTTGTACTCCCAGGCGCTGGTCTTGCCTGAGCAATCAACGTATTCAACTACTTGCCCGGAATCGTTGTAGCCCAAGGTCTTTTCGTTGCCGTTGGCATCTTTGATCGCCGTAGGCAGACCTGACTTGTTGTAGGCGTATTCGGTTTTGTTCCCCAGTGGGTCGATGGCTTCGACTAGATTGCCCATGTCGTCATAAGCCCTTTGCCACTGGCCACCCTCGGCATCACTGATCTTGATCAGCTTATCCTGGTCGTCATAGGCGTAATGCATGACGGTATGATCGGCGCGGGTATGCTCAAGCAAATTACCGCGATCGTCATAACGGTAACGGTTGGTGCTGCCATCGGCTTGTACGTGGCGCACGACGTTTTTTGCGTCGTCACGGAAAAGCCATTCCGAGCGTCCGTCAGCATGGCGAATGCGGTAGGTGTAGCCAAGGATGTCGTAGTAGTGCCAAGTTTCGTTGCCGTGGGCATCGGTGACGTAGGTCAGACGAATGTTCTCGTCCCACTCCAAACGCGTGTCGAAACTGCCATCATCGGCCCATTCACGGATGGCTTTCGCGTTGGAGCCCTGCCCGTCCCACTCAAGGTTCATACCTCGGCCGGTACGGTCGGTGTAACGAGTGACCAGGTGATGCTGATACTGATACGACCAGGCCGAACCGTTCTCATCTTGCCCCTGAGTCAAATCGCCATAAGCGTCGTACTGATAGGCGCACAATTGGCGATGCGGTACGCCGTCACGAATTTCCCAGATACCGACCAAGCGGCCTTGACCATCAAGCATCGTGCCCAGGTGCGAATGCACTTTGCTGATGTCGTTTTCCTGATACGTGATCAGGTCTGAGAGTACCGACTGCTCGCCATGGCGATGCTCATAATGCAGCATGACCCCGGCGCCATTGCGCCGCGAAATGTTGGTCAGCACATAGCGTTGGCCAAGGCGTATGTAGGTTTCCTTGCGCTCAAAACCGCGGCACAGTAACAACTGATCTTCGCTGGCACGAATCAGCGTGACGTTCTCAATGGCGTCGTAGTGGAACAGACCGACTTTGGGTAAAGGATAACTGTGGTCGCGACCGTCAGCGCCGTAGAACGTCAGGCCATCATCCACGCAATCAAATCGTGTGGTGAATTCGCTGATCCAACGCGCACCGAGCTCGCTATGGTCGAATGCCCCCAGGCGAGAATTGTAGGTGCGCGTCCACTCAAGAGGAAAAGGACCCGGAAGGCTGAAATCGGTATGGCTGAGGCTTTCAGAACCCAGAGCAAAATTGATGCTGCGACGAGTGCTGGAGCAAGCGCAGTTTTTATCCGGGTTGGGCGCATGCGCTGCCGCAGCCTGTTGACCGGTGGCGCCTAGGCCGCCCTCTGAGGCGGTGTGATTCGCCTTACTGGTCTTGTCCGGTTGAACGCCCGCACTCTGGCCGTGGGCATTACGTTTACGCCAAAGAGTGACGGCAGTGGAGAGGGTCAGCAGTAACCAGCCAATAGAGTTCTGAACTGACTCATCATCGAGCTTGCTCAACTGACTACGTAATTCAGGCCCCATTGCGCGGAGTTTTGCTGTCTCAGTGACCACCCGTTTCTTCACATCATCAGGTAGCAGATTATCCGCCGCACTGTTGGCCAAGCCCTTGCCTGCAGCCTTATACGCACTGGCAGCCGCTCCGAATATATTGTCGATCGCCGCGAGTGGATCGTTCAGAAGTTGGTCGCCAGCGGTGCTGAGTTTTTGACTGGCGGCCTGCGCGTCGCCTTTGGCGTCGAGTTTACCGTTGGCAACCGTTTCCAAGCCTTTGGCAATCTCGTTGATGACGTCTTCACCGAGCTTGCCGGCGTCCGCCAAGATACCGGGTAGCTTGCCTTTGGCTTGTGCGACAAAGTCATCGAGAGTACCAACGATGGATTCGTTCAAGTGCCCTATCAAGACCTCAATGACCGATGAACTAAGCAGTACCTTGCCGGAGGCTTTCATCTCCTGACGCACAAGAAACAGCGTTGGACGCAAAGTCATGCGCGCCGCCGCCATCGCCGGTGGCAACGGCAACACACCGATCAGGTTGATACCCAAGCTCGCCCAAGCAAGCAGATCTCGTTTCTGCGCATTCGACAAAGTAACGATGTCACCCAAAGCGTCGACCAACGCCATGATGTTACCCACTACGGGCAGTGCTCCGGCAACGTTTTTGATCCGGTCAAGCGTGACCACACCACCACTAGCAGACTGTAGCCATGCATCAAATGTCGCTGCACTGCTTGCGACATCCTTGATGTCGATAGCATTGAGTGGAACGATGGCTACCTGGGGTTCACGTTTGTTTGCAACAGCAATATCAGTTGTCATGAAAGCGTCTTACCGGCCAACAGGCTGGAGTTTCGAAGATGTATTGAAAGGCGCGGGTCCTCGTCGAGTTCGCGATTCGAGATCGCAGCCTCATGAGGCCGAAGCAATAATTTGGGTGATTCAGCTAACAACCGCGCCTTTCGGGCCACTGGCAATAAGCACAGCACCGCAGGCGGTCTTCATGCCATCCAGCGCGATTGGCGTGCCATCGACGGTGTAGGTGCTGCTGCCCTCGGCAATCGGGAAAATCCCCTTGCACAACGGGCAACTGACCTTGTGACCGACCCCGGCAATCGGCTTGCCATTGAGGTCGGTTTGAGAGAAGGCTTCGAGCACCTTGCCACCGTGGGTGGTGGAGTCCCCCAAACGAATAGCGTCTTTCATTGCGTCACTCCTTTGACTGAAATCGTTTCCGTTGTCATGACAGCATCTCACCCGCCAACAGGCCCGGGGTTTTCAAGGAAGGTTTTGGCAGACTCGGTGCAGGCAGGCTCGGCAAATTGCCCGCCTTGCTCGCCGCCCCCAGAATCCCCGACGCACTCGGCATTGCCGCACTCGCCAGCTTCGGCAACCCGGCTACACCGCCCTGCACCACACCCTTAACCTGCTGCGCCGTTTGCATCGCACCTTGTGCGGTCTGCATCGCACTCATCCCTGTTTGCGCCATGTCCTTACCCTTCTCCAACATGTCCCAGCTCTTGCTCGGCAACACCTGTGCGACCATCGCCTGCACTTGGCTCGGCACGTCTTCGGCCCCCGGCGGATTCAACGGCCATTCCGGCTTACCGATGTAACTGCCATCGCTCCAGGTATCCGCCGGATCCTTGCCGAACAGCACACGCGCCGGCCCCGGCGCAGCGCCGGCGACACTGGCGAAACCCTTGCCGTCGAGCTTGCCCTTGATGCTTTTGCCCAGCGCATCGATGACTTCGTAATCGCCGTCCTTGATGCCCTGACGTCCGGCGTACTGGTTGAACAATTCCAGATTGCCCTTGCCCGGTTTCGGCGGTTCCGGGAACACCCCGGCCAGACTTTTCGCGCCGGTGTAGGCGAAATTCGCCGCGTGTGCGGTGTACGGGCCGCTGGTGGCGTGGGTGATGCCGCCGGCGTTGTAGGTGGTGGCACTGCCGCCGCCCTGAATGACCAATTCGGTCTTGGCGGTGATGTTGATGCGGTCGGCGTTGGCGGTGATGTTGAGTTTGGCCAGCAAGTTGATGCTGTCCTTCAGCGCCCGTACGTCGATGTCGCCGGAGGCCGCGACCAGACGCCAGCCCATGCTTTGCACGAACAGGCGCATGCCGCGACTGGCACTGGCCAGCAGGCGTTTGCCGATCGACAGACTGGTGTGGCCGGTGCTGCTCAGCGCCAGGTGTTCGCCGGTGGCGATGTGGCTGGAGCGCGGCGTGGTCAGGGCGATGCCGGCCGGGCTGGCGAGCACCAGATGCGGTTCGGTGAACTCGGGAAATTCGTTAGCGGTGAGGTTCGCCGGGCCACTGCCAAGCACACCTTGGTGCTGGGCGTGCAAGGCCTTGGCGACGTCGTCCTGATCGCCGGCCTCCTGAGCCTGAAGCTCTTTAGCCTGAGTGGCGAAACCGTCCTGCTGATCGCTCGCAGCGGCGAGGCGCTCGGCGGTTTCCGGTAGGTCTTTGTGGTGCTTGGATTCGTTTGGACGCGGCTCAGTGGTGATCAACAATCCGGCGCCGGCACGCACCGCACCATGGCGGTCGGTGCGCAACTCGAAACCTTCGCCACGCGGCTGACCGCCGCTCGGACGCGGATGGGTCAAATAACCGAGGTTGATCGCACTGGCACCGTGATCACTGCGCAGCGCAATGCTGATCTCGCTGGTGGTGTCGTCGATACGCAGTTCGTTGGCGCGGCTGCCCTTGTATTCCTTGCTCTTGACCGTGGCGAGGGTCTTGAAGTCCGGCAGTTTGTACGGTGGCAGATTCGCGCCGTGATACAGGCAACCGGTAATCAGCGGCTGATCGGGATCGCCTTCAAGGAAGGTGATCAACACCTCCATGCCGACCCGCGGGATGTTGATCGAGCCAAAGGTTTCGGCGGCCCAGCTCGACGCGACACGCATCCAGCAACTGGTCATGTCGTCGTGCTTGCCTTCGCGATCCCAGAAGAACTGCACCTTCACCCGGCCGTACTGGTCGCAATAGATCTCTTCGCCTTCAGGGCCGCAGACCACCGCGCTCTGGGTGCCGAGGACTTTCGGTTTCGGGTGATCGAGCGGCGGACGGTAAGGCACGTCCCACGGGATGGCGCTGAAGCGGTTGCGGTAGCCCTGGTGGAAATCGTCCTTGAGGTCGGTGGTGTCGCTGGTCACCGACTCTTCGAGCACCTGCGGCTGTTTGCCCTCGTGGAAGATTTCGGTGAGCAGCCACAAGTCATTCCACGTCGGGTTGGCGTGGTCGGTCAGGGCGAGGAAATGTCCGCTGACCAGAATCGGCTGGTCGCTGTTGCCTTCGGCCAGACGATAGTCGCTGCGATGGCGTTCCAGCGCGCGATTGGCCAGGTGTTTGCCGCGCTCGCGATCGACGAAACGGCCCGGGTAATCGTAGTCTTCGAGGTCCGGTTGGGCGCTACTTTTGGCATCGCTTTCCAGCTCGATTTTCGGTTTGACGAAGTCGTAATCGC belongs to Pseudomonas sp. B21-015 and includes:
- a CDS encoding RHS repeat-associated core domain-containing protein translates to MTTDIAVANKREPQVAIVPLNAIDIKDVASSAATFDAWLQSASGGVVTLDRIKNVAGALPVVGNIMALVDALGDIVTLSNAQKRDLLAWASLGINLIGVLPLPPAMAAARMTLRPTLFLVRQEMKASGKVLLSSSVIEVLIGHLNESIVGTLDDFVAQAKGKLPGILADAGKLGEDVINEIAKGLETVANGKLDAKGDAQAASQKLSTAGDQLLNDPLAAIDNIFGAAASAYKAAGKGLANSAADNLLPDDVKKRVVTETAKLRAMGPELRSQLSKLDDESVQNSIGWLLLTLSTAVTLWRKRNAHGQSAGVQPDKTSKANHTASEGGLGATGQQAAAAHAPNPDKNCACSSTRRSINFALGSESLSHTDFSLPGPFPLEWTRTYNSRLGAFDHSELGARWISEFTTRFDCVDDGLTFYGADGRDHSYPLPKVGLFHYDAIENVTLIRASEDQLLLCRGFERKETYIRLGQRYVLTNISRRNGAGVMLHYEHRHGEQSVLSDLITYQENDISKVHSHLGTMLDGQGRLVGIWEIRDGVPHRQLCAYQYDAYGDLTQGQDENGSAWSYQYQHHLVTRYTDRTGRGMNLEWDGQGSNAKAIREWADDGSFDTRLEWDENIRLTYVTDAHGNETWHYYDILGYTYRIRHADGRSEWLFRDDAKNVVRHVQADGSTNRYRYDDRGNLLEHTRADHTVMHYAYDDQDKLIKISDAEGGQWQRAYDDMGNLVEAIDPLGNKTEYAYNKSGLPTAIKDANGNEKTLGYNDSGQVVEYVDCSGKTSAWEYNEFGQMICFTDAAGNATEYDYKAGQVVLIKHPDKTEERFERDAEGRLLAHVDGLDRCTTWSYNAAGLIAERVDAAEQTLRYRWDRLGRLTALENENEQRAHFNYDPVGRILEESGFDGRSTRYQYDPVTGRLAQSVNGERVISMSFDPMGRLTERCATLGEKSQVENFAYDGNGRLVLAKNTDSLLHWFHDSAGNLLREHQHYLGLEKATVAIWQHEYDLLNQRVATIRPDGHRVSWLTYGSGHLLGMRLDEHELVGYERDDLHREIARHQGNHLLQTQSWDPAGRLQEQVLGRSDDKSTLLKREYKYDAVGQLTDINDSRRGPLTYRYDPVGRLLSATTRQGVETFAFDPAGNLLDEKTNEIRRPLDLTPPRSKLVDNLLREYAGTHYDYDERGNQIQRWHNGQRSDLQWDLFDRLVHFEDSRLSVDFAYDALGRRLRKNSLAHYKQRPEAGSLWNRNEHARKQRELGCGFTLYGWDGDNLAWESSSAQADGEPGRTVHYIFEPGTFVPVAQAVRHAPINLMGQPDYSGEYSLDEDPLWNHKASALPFDALAWYQCDHLGTPQELTDYQGSVAWAAQYKAWGQATEQHSGWARQNGVMNPIRFQGQYHDHETGLHYNRHRYYDPTVGRFISKDPLSYDAGLNLYQYAPNPTGWTDALGLSRKGTTSGSKKTNTAEGAADAAVAGGKTSGAASEFRQGDHVITGVSGEEVPHNSQVTAGLMGTPADKRAQWHGGCAEVVCLDKAMNAGIDPAGGTIRTVNIGGSGNGHGTNKAPCSSCADLLQHFKVNVV
- a CDS encoding PAAR domain-containing protein, with product MKDAIRLGDSTTHGGKVLEAFSQTDLNGKPIAGVGHKVSCPLCKGIFPIAEGSSTYTVDGTPIALDGMKTACGAVLIASGPKGAVVS
- a CDS encoding type VI secretion system tip protein VgrG; its protein translation is MFSPANQPHFNLTVDGIDSDFQVLSFTGREALNTPFEFELELVSEKASINLESVLHKLAFLQLSPSGTGIHGLVYSIAQGEAGKRLTRYKISLRPQLAYLAHRVNQRIFQQMTVQQIISKVLEEHGILASDYHFQLSAIYPERIYCVQYDESDLDFIQRLCEEEGIHYHFQHTSSGHKLTFGDDQTVFPKLAPVAYQQDSGLVADKPVVKRFGLRLATRTNRTTRRDYDFVKPKIELESDAKSSAQPDLEDYDYPGRFVDRERGKHLANRALERHRSDYRLAEGNSDQPILVSGHFLALTDHANPTWNDLWLLTEIFHEGKQPQVLEESVTSDTTDLKDDFHQGYRNRFSAIPWDVPYRPPLDHPKPKVLGTQSAVVCGPEGEEIYCDQYGRVKVQFFWDREGKHDDMTSCWMRVASSWAAETFGSINIPRVGMEVLITFLEGDPDQPLITGCLYHGANLPPYKLPDFKTLATVKSKEYKGSRANELRIDDTTSEISIALRSDHGASAINLGYLTHPRPSGGQPRGEGFELRTDRHGAVRAGAGLLITTEPRPNESKHHKDLPETAERLAAASDQQDGFATQAKELQAQEAGDQDDVAKALHAQHQGVLGSGPANLTANEFPEFTEPHLVLASPAGIALTTPRSSHIATGEHLALSSTGHTSLSIGKRLLASASRGMRLFVQSMGWRLVAASGDIDVRALKDSINLLAKLNITANADRINITAKTELVIQGGGSATTYNAGGITHATSGPYTAHAANFAYTGAKSLAGVFPEPPKPGKGNLELFNQYAGRQGIKDGDYEVIDALGKSIKGKLDGKGFASVAGAAPGPARVLFGKDPADTWSDGSYIGKPEWPLNPPGAEDVPSQVQAMVAQVLPSKSWDMLEKGKDMAQTGMSAMQTAQGAMQTAQQVKGVVQGGVAGLPKLASAAMPSASGILGAASKAGNLPSLPAPSLPKPSLKTPGLLAGEMLS